One Corynebacterium tuberculostearicum DNA window includes the following coding sequences:
- a CDS encoding LLM class flavin-dependent oxidoreductase: MTERAHLSVLDFCTIYEGETPAQSIARSVELAQEAEKLGYSRMWYTEHHNMKSIMSSSPAVLIAHIGAKTERIRLGSGGVMLPNHSPYVIAEQFGTLEEMYPERIDLGVGRAPGTDMNTLGRALRRDAHSAERFPEDVKELNSYLEGKSYIPGVSAVPGANTNVPIYILGSSMFGASLAAKLGLPYAFASHFAPQHLEQATTYYREHFQPSERFSKPYVIAGVNVTAADTTQEAQEEYERVCFNRVKAFAGRGKHLTDEQVEQIIGSYQGQQILDMLKYSAVGTADEVASYLDTFQEHAKADELMVSLQSSSHEEVIKNMQLLAQGWQLDPARVAGTPS; this comes from the coding sequence GTGACCGAACGCGCGCATCTTTCCGTCTTGGACTTCTGCACCATCTATGAGGGCGAGACCCCAGCACAATCCATCGCCCGCTCTGTGGAATTGGCACAGGAAGCAGAAAAGCTGGGCTATTCTCGCATGTGGTATACCGAGCACCACAATATGAAGTCCATCATGTCTTCTTCCCCGGCCGTGCTCATCGCCCATATCGGCGCAAAGACCGAGCGCATTCGCTTAGGCTCCGGCGGAGTGATGCTGCCCAATCACTCCCCTTATGTCATTGCGGAGCAATTCGGCACTTTGGAGGAGATGTACCCCGAGCGCATTGACTTGGGCGTGGGCCGCGCCCCCGGTACGGACATGAATACCCTGGGCCGCGCCCTGCGCCGCGACGCCCACTCTGCCGAGCGCTTCCCCGAGGACGTCAAAGAGCTCAACTCCTATCTCGAGGGCAAGTCTTATATCCCGGGGGTCAGCGCCGTTCCAGGTGCCAATACCAACGTGCCGATCTATATCTTGGGCTCGTCCATGTTCGGCGCCTCGCTAGCCGCCAAGCTCGGCCTGCCTTATGCCTTTGCTTCTCACTTTGCTCCGCAGCATCTCGAGCAAGCTACCACCTACTACCGCGAGCACTTCCAGCCTTCCGAGCGCTTTAGCAAGCCCTATGTCATCGCCGGCGTCAACGTCACCGCCGCCGATACCACCCAAGAGGCGCAGGAAGAATACGAGCGCGTGTGCTTCAACCGCGTCAAGGCCTTCGCCGGCCGCGGCAAGCACCTCACCGATGAACAGGTGGAGCAGATCATCGGCTCGTACCAGGGCCAGCAGATCCTAGATATGCTGAAGTACTCCGCCGTCGGCACCGCCGATGAGGTGGCCAGCTACCTCGATACCTTCCAAGAGCACGCCAAGGCCGATGAGCTCATGGTCTCGCTGCAGTCCAGCTCGCACGAGGAAGTGATCAAGAATATGCAGCTGCTCGCGCAGGGCTGGCAGCTCGATCCGGCACGCGTAGCCGGCACCCCGAGCTAG
- a CDS encoding ABC transporter permease, translated as MSSLRTTGRAIVRPLLRFALTLFVASIIIFALMRAVPGNPARVALGVNATEEAVGKLSSELGLDRPLLTQYWEWVKGLFTGNFGQSLSSQQDITPLVLDRAQVTLILIGLAMLLALAGAIPVGMWLALRNRSRGADVVSAGTQLGIAVPSFLLGIILVAIFAVHLGWLPANGWVPPNQGAGEFIRHLILPVIALAVVQGAMLTRYVRSAVLDVLHQDYIRTARALGQSPWEALKRHGLRNAALPVLTVAGVQLTTMVVGAVVIESVFVIPGIGSMLLDAVSVRDLTTVQTLVMLLVAFALVVNALTDVAYRFIDPRITAGEK; from the coding sequence ATGAGTTCCCTTCGCACCACGGGGCGCGCCATCGTGCGCCCGTTGCTGCGCTTCGCGTTGACGCTCTTTGTAGCCTCCATCATCATTTTTGCGCTCATGCGCGCGGTGCCGGGCAACCCGGCGCGGGTGGCGCTGGGGGTGAATGCGACCGAAGAGGCCGTCGGCAAGCTGAGCTCCGAGCTGGGGCTGGACCGCCCGCTGCTTACGCAGTATTGGGAGTGGGTAAAGGGCCTATTTACCGGCAACTTTGGGCAGTCTTTGTCCTCGCAGCAGGATATTACGCCGCTGGTGCTAGACCGCGCCCAGGTCACGCTCATCCTCATTGGCCTGGCGATGCTGCTGGCGCTGGCCGGAGCTATCCCGGTGGGCATGTGGCTGGCGCTGCGCAACCGTAGCCGCGGCGCGGATGTGGTGTCGGCCGGCACGCAGCTGGGCATTGCGGTGCCAAGCTTCCTCCTCGGCATCATCCTGGTGGCCATCTTTGCCGTCCATCTAGGCTGGCTGCCGGCCAATGGTTGGGTGCCGCCGAACCAGGGAGCAGGCGAGTTTATCCGCCACCTTATTCTGCCGGTCATTGCGCTGGCCGTGGTGCAGGGCGCAATGCTCACGCGCTATGTGCGCTCGGCGGTGCTTGATGTGCTGCATCAAGACTATATCCGCACCGCCCGTGCGCTCGGCCAGTCCCCGTGGGAGGCGCTCAAGCGCCATGGCCTGCGCAATGCGGCGCTGCCAGTGCTTACCGTGGCCGGCGTGCAGCTGACCACGATGGTGGTGGGTGCCGTGGTGATCGAATCCGTCTTTGTCATCCCCGGTATTGGTTCCATGCTGTTGGATGCGGTATCGGTGCGCGATCTGACTACGGTGCAAACCCTGGTCATGCTGCTCGTTGCCTTCGCCTTGGTGGTCAATGCCTTAACGGATGTGGCCTACCGATTCATCGATCCGCGCATCACGGCAGGTGAGAAGTAA
- a CDS encoding GntR family transcriptional regulator, producing the protein MSPRDKQQHRKIADYLREQISSGVLQPGDFLPSEADLCEKFSSSRGPVRQAVAALRAKGLVSSGRGRRSTVLASTQAELFESIYSISSWLSEYDVDPQQHTLWLARRRAPRDITRFLRVDPEQNVVFVHRVRYTEDHPIAIERMYFPMVVGKHILDFDADAGSIHARLRDCGVDFDNVRRELTLEKASAEDAEALGVATGTPLWRLQMEISNHSGEPVELAVYLYRADRMKLAMNSVRGGVSPLEVIPTPGNFA; encoded by the coding sequence ATGAGCCCACGCGATAAACAGCAGCATAGAAAGATCGCTGATTACCTGCGAGAACAGATCAGCTCTGGCGTGCTGCAACCAGGCGATTTTCTGCCTAGTGAAGCAGATTTATGCGAGAAGTTTTCTTCTTCCCGCGGACCCGTGCGCCAAGCAGTTGCGGCTTTGCGGGCCAAAGGGCTGGTTTCCTCCGGCCGCGGGCGCCGCTCCACCGTTTTAGCCTCTACCCAGGCAGAGCTTTTTGAATCCATCTATTCCATCTCCAGCTGGCTCAGCGAATATGACGTGGATCCACAACAGCACACCCTGTGGCTGGCTCGCCGCCGCGCGCCGCGGGATATCACCCGCTTTCTGCGCGTAGACCCAGAACAAAATGTCGTCTTCGTCCACCGCGTGCGCTATACCGAAGACCACCCCATTGCCATCGAGCGCATGTATTTCCCCATGGTGGTAGGAAAGCACATCCTAGACTTCGACGCGGATGCCGGATCTATTCATGCGCGCCTGCGCGACTGCGGCGTGGACTTTGATAATGTGCGCCGCGAACTCACCTTGGAAAAAGCCAGCGCCGAGGATGCTGAGGCGCTTGGAGTAGCCACTGGCACCCCACTGTGGCGGCTGCAGATGGAGATTTCCAATCACTCCGGCGAGCCGGTGGAATTGGCGGTGTACCTCTACCGCGCGGACCGCATGAAGCTGGCGATGAATAGCGTGCGCGGGGGTGTATCACCCCTAGAAGTTATCCCCACCCCGGGAAATTTTGCATAA
- a CDS encoding ABC transporter permease: MKLRFSGWLGALLVAATVLVALLSLVWTPYDPTLAHPDVRLAGPSAEHLLGTDRFGRDTASRIMAGAQITVFVGLVAVGIAALVGVPLGILAGMRRGTWVDALVMRGADLLLAFPALLLAIIAGAVWGPSTLTAMVAIGIAGIPSFARVARSGTLQGITQDFISSARISAVPGWKVALRHILPNLTGLLIVQASVYFALAILAEAGLSYLGLGTAPPAASWGRMLQDSQSLLGTAPLQAFWPGLAIAATVLGFNLLGDALRDLLDPRLKGSTR; encoded by the coding sequence ATGAAGCTGCGTTTTTCTGGCTGGCTGGGTGCCCTCCTCGTTGCCGCCACGGTGCTGGTGGCGCTACTTTCGCTGGTGTGGACGCCGTATGACCCGACGCTGGCGCACCCGGATGTGCGCCTTGCCGGTCCCAGCGCCGAGCACCTTCTGGGTACGGACCGCTTTGGGCGCGATACCGCCTCCCGCATCATGGCGGGCGCCCAGATTACGGTCTTTGTCGGTCTGGTGGCGGTGGGCATCGCCGCCCTCGTGGGCGTGCCCTTGGGCATCCTGGCCGGCATGCGCCGCGGCACATGGGTAGATGCCCTGGTGATGCGCGGCGCGGATCTGTTGCTTGCCTTCCCCGCGCTGTTGTTGGCGATTATTGCCGGCGCGGTGTGGGGCCCTTCGACGCTGACTGCCATGGTTGCCATCGGTATCGCCGGCATCCCCTCCTTCGCCCGCGTGGCGCGTTCGGGCACGCTGCAGGGTATCACGCAGGACTTTATTTCCTCCGCGCGCATTTCCGCAGTGCCGGGCTGGAAGGTGGCGCTGCGCCATATCCTTCCCAACCTCACCGGGCTGCTCATCGTGCAGGCCTCCGTCTACTTCGCCCTCGCCATCCTGGCCGAGGCCGGCCTGTCCTACCTCGGCCTGGGCACTGCCCCACCGGCGGCCTCTTGGGGCCGGATGCTGCAAGATTCCCAGTCGCTGCTGGGCACCGCTCCCCTGCAGGCCTTCTGGCCGGGGCTGGCCATTGCTGCCACAGTGCTGGGCTTTAATCTGCTTGGCGACGCCCTCCGTGACCTCCTCGATCCCCGCCTGAAAGGATCCACGCGATGA
- a CDS encoding ABC transporter substrate-binding protein, giving the protein MRRFCAGRALGSLAMAAAVGTVSACSAGHTAVVDTSQASSDSASTSLTVASTSAATSLDFTTTGGAAIPAVLMDNVYETLVRIDEDGSITPGLATSWEISDDARSYTFHLRKGVTFSNGDAFTAGTAAFSINYVREKWTNGISAAMDPVAKVTATDDHTLKVHLKQPSNGWLWSMGTATGAMMTPHGMDNLAAQPVGTGPYEVSRFAPSEFVELHVRDGYWGKPAAQDVTVRYFPDTISSVNALQAGGVDVVWGVQNPELLDDVKEGIATEVGTTNGEVLLSMNNARAPFDDPRLRQAVAYAVDRSAANDILWNGMAKDTGGAPIPPTDPWFEDKHYYDYDPDKARQLLTEAGAEGAEITLTTPTLPYAQTVAELLYSQLTEVGFKVTLESAEFPAVWLGQVMGAKDYQMSLISHVEPRDVPTLFGDPDYYLNYDSPRTRELLAQADSAPEKDYPKLMAQAVDQIIADAGALTLMNMPNIVLTRAGVRGLHPDQVTDALILRDLTTAEAGASGKATNNIEKEAR; this is encoded by the coding sequence ATGAGAAGATTTTGCGCCGGCAGGGCGCTGGGTAGCCTCGCCATGGCGGCCGCTGTCGGAACCGTATCAGCGTGCTCGGCAGGTCATACCGCGGTGGTTGATACCTCCCAAGCATCTAGCGACTCCGCTTCTACTTCCCTTACCGTAGCCTCCACCTCGGCGGCCACCTCGCTGGATTTCACCACTACCGGTGGTGCCGCCATCCCCGCCGTACTCATGGACAACGTCTACGAAACTCTCGTGCGCATCGATGAGGACGGTTCTATCACCCCGGGGCTCGCCACCTCGTGGGAGATCAGCGACGATGCCCGCAGCTATACCTTCCACCTGCGCAAAGGCGTCACCTTTTCCAATGGCGATGCTTTTACCGCCGGGACCGCGGCCTTTTCCATCAATTACGTTCGCGAGAAATGGACCAATGGCATTTCTGCAGCCATGGATCCGGTAGCCAAGGTCACGGCCACCGATGATCACACACTCAAGGTGCACCTCAAGCAGCCGTCGAATGGCTGGTTGTGGTCCATGGGAACAGCCACCGGCGCGATGATGACGCCCCACGGCATGGATAACCTCGCCGCCCAGCCGGTGGGAACCGGCCCCTATGAGGTTTCCCGCTTTGCGCCCTCGGAATTCGTAGAGCTGCACGTTCGCGACGGTTATTGGGGAAAGCCCGCCGCACAGGATGTCACGGTGCGCTATTTCCCGGATACCATCTCCTCGGTTAATGCGCTGCAGGCCGGCGGCGTGGACGTGGTCTGGGGCGTGCAGAATCCGGAGCTTCTTGATGATGTCAAAGAGGGCATCGCTACCGAGGTAGGCACCACCAATGGTGAGGTGCTGTTGTCCATGAATAATGCCCGCGCGCCTTTCGACGATCCACGGTTGCGCCAGGCCGTGGCCTATGCCGTGGACCGCTCGGCGGCCAATGACATTTTGTGGAATGGGATGGCTAAAGACACCGGCGGCGCGCCGATCCCGCCAACGGATCCGTGGTTCGAGGACAAGCACTACTACGACTACGACCCAGACAAGGCCCGCCAACTGCTCACGGAGGCGGGCGCGGAAGGCGCCGAAATTACGCTGACCACGCCGACGCTGCCCTACGCCCAGACCGTCGCCGAGCTGCTGTACTCGCAGCTTACTGAGGTTGGTTTTAAGGTGACGCTGGAATCCGCCGAGTTCCCAGCCGTGTGGCTAGGCCAGGTCATGGGCGCGAAAGACTATCAGATGTCGCTCATCTCCCACGTGGAGCCGCGCGATGTGCCCACCTTGTTCGGCGATCCGGACTATTACCTCAACTACGATTCCCCGCGCACCCGCGAGCTTTTGGCCCAGGCCGATTCCGCACCCGAGAAGGACTACCCCAAGCTCATGGCGCAGGCCGTGGACCAGATCATAGCTGATGCGGGCGCGCTGACGCTCATGAATATGCCCAATATCGTGCTCACTCGCGCCGGCGTGCGCGGGCTTCACCCAGATCAGGTCACCGACGCGCTCATACTGCGCGACCTCACCACCGCTGAGGCGGGCGCGAGCGGCAAAGCCACCAACAATATCGAAAAGGAGGCCCGATGA
- a CDS encoding ATP-binding cassette domain-containing protein: MSLLHVDNLTVTATGSTTALLGPINVELAAGEKLGIIGESGSGKSLTALSIMGLLPDGVRATGSVTVDGTEVIGARDARIRPLRGSTMAMVFQEPMSALDPLMRIGTQLSQAGVRDCAAALDEVDLAADVASRFPHQLSGGQRQRVLIAMAMAGRPDLLICDEPTTALDATTQDGVLRVIERVTKAHGTALIFITHDLGVIRRMCPNVLVMHQGAVVESGPTERVLVHPEHPYTRTLIASSRPPELSLSPATAEDALVTLRGVSKVHGAHAALDGIDLRVHHGERLGIVGGSGSGKTSLLKLIAGLDQPTSGDIDVRGRVQMVFQDPQGSLNPRLKIWKSIAEAIPGSPSKADKRARAAAALEEVGLPAESLDRFPHEFSGGQRQRISIARALCGEPDILLADEAVSALDMSVRAQVLELLAGVIAKRKLTLLFVTHDLAVVRHLCDSVAVLDRGRLIEHGATDSIWSSPSTDYTRRLIAAADM; encoded by the coding sequence ATGAGCCTGCTCCACGTAGATAACCTGACGGTTACCGCCACCGGGTCCACCACTGCCCTGCTAGGCCCCATTAACGTCGAGCTCGCGGCCGGCGAGAAGCTCGGCATCATTGGTGAATCCGGCTCCGGCAAATCCCTCACGGCGCTATCCATCATGGGCCTTTTGCCCGATGGGGTGCGCGCGACTGGCTCCGTGACCGTGGACGGGACCGAGGTGATCGGCGCGCGCGATGCCCGCATCCGTCCCCTGCGCGGGTCCACCATGGCGATGGTCTTCCAAGAGCCGATGAGCGCGCTGGATCCGCTCATGCGCATAGGCACGCAGCTCTCCCAGGCCGGGGTGCGCGATTGCGCGGCCGCGCTCGACGAGGTGGACCTAGCCGCCGATGTCGCCTCCCGGTTCCCGCATCAGCTCTCCGGCGGGCAGCGCCAGCGCGTGCTCATCGCCATGGCCATGGCCGGGCGCCCCGACCTCCTCATCTGCGATGAACCAACCACCGCGCTGGATGCCACCACCCAAGATGGCGTGCTGCGCGTCATTGAGCGGGTCACCAAGGCCCACGGCACCGCTCTGATCTTTATCACCCATGACCTGGGCGTAATCCGCCGCATGTGCCCCAACGTCTTGGTCATGCACCAGGGCGCGGTGGTGGAATCCGGTCCCACCGAGCGCGTACTTGTCCACCCCGAGCATCCCTATACCCGCACGCTCATCGCCTCCTCGCGGCCGCCGGAGCTGAGCCTTTCTCCGGCCACGGCGGAAGATGCGCTGGTGACGCTACGCGGGGTCAGCAAGGTCCACGGCGCACATGCCGCGCTCGATGGTATCGACCTGCGCGTGCACCACGGCGAGCGCCTCGGCATCGTGGGCGGCTCCGGCTCGGGCAAGACCAGCCTGCTCAAGCTCATCGCCGGGCTCGACCAGCCCACGAGTGGTGACATCGACGTCCGCGGCCGCGTGCAGATGGTCTTCCAAGACCCACAAGGCTCGCTCAACCCGCGCCTGAAAATCTGGAAATCCATCGCAGAGGCCATCCCCGGCAGCCCCAGCAAGGCCGACAAGCGCGCTCGCGCCGCGGCCGCGCTTGAGGAGGTCGGGCTGCCTGCCGAGAGCCTCGATCGCTTCCCGCACGAGTTCTCCGGCGGCCAGCGCCAACGCATCTCCATCGCCCGCGCGCTGTGCGGCGAGCCGGATATCTTGCTGGCCGATGAAGCCGTCTCTGCCCTCGATATGTCGGTGCGCGCCCAGGTGCTGGAGCTATTGGCGGGGGTCATCGCCAAGCGCAAGCTCACCCTGCTCTTTGTCACCCACGATCTCGCGGTGGTGCGCCACCTATGCGATAGCGTTGCGGTCCTTGACCGCGGCCGGCTCATCGAGCACGGCGCGACCGACTCCATATGGTCCTCGCCCAGCACGGACTACACGCGCCGGCTCATCGCGGCCGCCGACATGTAA